Genomic DNA from Verrucomicrobiia bacterium:
ATATCGGCAACACGGTCTTCCTGGATGAGTATACGACCAACAGTATCTGGGCGAATGCGGGCGGGTTTACGGCGCCCACCCCGGTCCAATCGATTCAGATGCCGACCAACTGGGTCGGTCGCCATGGCCCGTTCATCATGGAGGCCTCGGCAAGGCCCGATGGCGCGTTGAGCCTCTCGACGGACGGACGGTTCCTTGCTTTGGGCGGGTTCGCGGCGACCGTCGGACAAGTCACCAACCAGGCCCTCGACGCCACGACCACCACGGGACTGGTGGGCCAGGTGGCCCGCGTCGTGGGGTTGGTGGATGGGAATGGCCATATCTACACGTCGACAACCCTGATCGACGCCAACGAAGATGGCAACGACGTCCAGAGCGCGGTGAGCCTCGACGGCACCAACATCTGGCATGTGGGCGAGGGGAACGCGACGGGCGGCAAATATACGACGCAGGGATCGATGCTTTCGACGCAGGTCGAGACAGTATCAAAGTTCAACAGCCGGGTCTTCGGCATTTTCAACAAGACCCTCTACTATTCCGCCAACCATGTCCTTGGTGCCCCGACCAACACCAGTCTGGCAGTCAACCCGTTCGGCGGTTCATTGCCGACCTCCTTTGTGAATTCTAATTTCTTGTTCCTTGCCGGGGTATTGGGCAATACCACTACCAGTTCGCCGGCCATCGGCAGCCCCTTTGGGTTCACCATGTTCAATCTGAGCGGTACGAACGGGGGGGTCACTCCGGACACTCTCTATGTTGCTGACAGTACCACCAACGCTCCGGGTGAGCCGCTGGGAAAAGCCGGCGGCGTTTTGAAATACTGCTACATACCGGCCAGCAACGCCTGGGTAAACTTTGGCTACGTTTACGCGCAGGGAGCAACCAGTGTGACCGGAGTGAAAAACGGAACGAACGTCACTCTCTATATCACGGAAGGTGGCGGGACCCTCGCGATCAACCAGTTGTACCCCTACAATGACGTGAGCGGGTTCGCTGGCTCGCCTCAATCCAACACGGGCGATATCGGTCTCCCCGGCGATGCAAACGCATACGCCGAACCGTTGGGACCTCCGGGCGTCAATGCCAACCGCATCAATACGCGTGGGATCGCGTTTGCGCCACAGGGGGGCGATGCGGGCACGATCAGCGCCGGTCCGGGTGTGATCTCGGTCGGCCCGCCATTCGGTCCGTACTTCGCAGGTGCCCAGGGCGGTCCCTTCTCCTCAAACAACAACGTCTTCACAGTCGCCAATCTTGGCAGCACGAGCACGAATTTTACCATAACGATTGTGCCGCAAAGTGGGGGTGTTTGGGTCACGGCCACCCCATCGAGCGGTACGGTCGCTCCCGGTGCCGTCACGATTGTCACCTTGGCTCCCAACGGAACCGCCAACTCGGATGCTGGTGGTTTCACTTACACGGATAAAGTGCTCTTTCATACCGGCGGCGCGGGCGGGACGGTCGTAGCCTCACCCACAGCCACGCTAGACGACTTCGCGTTCTTTATTACGCCAACTTCCAACTATTTGTCAGTGGGTGAAGCCGGCGGGCCGTTTGCTCCATCCAGCTATGTCTACACACTGTCCAATGCGACCCCCGCGGCGAAAAGCTGGACCGCAAGCACATCAGCCGGTTGGAACACTCTGAGCGCGACGAACGGCAGCTTGGCCGGCCTTGCGGTAACGAACATCACCGTAACAATCAACGCCACTGCCAATACTCTGCCGATCGGTACCTATCAGGACACGCTCACAATCACCAACGTCGCCGCCAACGCTGCACTCCCCACGCGTACGATCACGCTTCAGGTCGGATTCGGGTTCTTCGACGATTTCAGCACATACGCTCCTGGTGATGTCGTCGGGCAGAATAATTGGTTCAACCCGACCCCCGGCTTGGAAGATAACCCCTATCAGATCGCCAATAGCGTGCTCGCGCTTGCAGGTGGGCAGCATCCTGGCTGCGGAGGTGGTGCGACAGAACAGGAACCCGCCAAGAACATCGCCTCCTCGCCCGTTACCAATATCGGGCAATTCGCCTATTTGGGTATGTCGATCGTTGTCACCAGTGCGCCAGCTCTCCCCAACACCTGGGACTTCACCCTTCTCCCCAATGTGGGGACCGGAAATGATGTCACTCACAACGAGGCCCGGACCGCAGTGAATAATTACACAAACGTGCCCGGAACCTACGTATGGAACACCCACGTCAACGGCTTCGATAGCTTCTACCACGGCACAACCCCACGCACCTACGGCACGAAGTATAACGTGATTATCGTGGGTGACATTGTCAATTCCAACTGCTGGGTATTTGTCAACCCGCCAAACGGCACCACCAACAGTCTGTTCACCATGGGCTATGACGCGCATGACGGACTCGATGTGGCCGGAATAACCAGCTTTTCTGGCCCCGGTAATACGGGAGTCGGGGCTATCGACATCGACAATTTCTGTTCCGGTAACGATCAGCCGGGCATGTTGATATACAGAATGGCCATGTCAACAAACTATACAGCCGTTTACAACTGGCTCGTAAACACCAATTCGCCACCGCCGTCCGATCCGTTTACCGCGTGGCAGAACCAGTACTTCACGATTGCCGAACTGGGTACACCGTCGTTTAGCGGGCCGGGTGCCGATCCGTTTGGCAAGGGAATGAGCAACACCAATCAATTCCTGGCGGGATTCAATCCCACCAATGCCTCGGCATACGTCCATATCACCAGCGTCTCCAACACGAACGGTGGTACTGACGTCCGGGTGGATTACCTGGGTGCCAGTGGCGACAGCAGTCGCACGCCACCCTTGGTGAGTCGCACCAACGTGCTGGAGTTCACCGCGGGCACGGGCGGCAACTACAACAGTAACAACTTTGCCAGTACTGGCCAGACCAACATCCTGAGCGGTGGGATTGGGCTCGGGACGTTGGCCAACATGGTGGATCCGGGCGGGGCGACCAACACGCCGGCCCGATACTACCGTGTTCGCGTGCTGGTGCCGTAAACGACAGAATCGAAATCGAAAGCGCTGATGTCCTCAAGCGGGGGCATCAGCGCTTCTCTTTGGACAGGTCGGTAGGGTGTTACCGGTAATTCCCGACGCGCGGCTACTTCCGTTTAAGGGCTTCCGCCACCGATTTCAGGTCCGCAAGGCCTTTTTCAAAATCGCGTCCGACCATTTTGTCGCAGTCCACAAACAGTCCAAACGCTTTGAACACGAAATTCCTTTTACCAGCCATGCTCCAAGCCACGGTGGTTTGATTACCGTCAGGTTTGAAGGTGAACTCCGCAGTGTTGTTGGCCTTGAAGGGCTTTAGGAATTCAAGGTTGAACCGAATGAGTTCATTCGGACAGCTCTCCGTGATGGTCATGTGCCCTTCGCCGACCTTGTTATTGCCGGCCCAGGTATAACCGGCCCCGGTTCCCACCGGCGGGCCCTCGTACGTCATTTTACATGCGGGATCGAGCTTTCCCCATGGGTTCCATGCCTCCCACTTGTGGAGATCATTCACCTGCGCAAACACGACCGCCGCGGGGGCGGAGACGACGGTTGACCGCGTAACACGAAAGCTGTCGGGCCGCGTGGCTACAACGATGATAAACACAACAATGAGTACGGCAACGCCAATGAGTATGTTTATGAGCATAGTGACTCTTCTCCGGCTTGGTTTTGGGTTGCTCCCGAAATGTTCAGGCAATTCTTGCGGCCAGCAACGTTTTGTAGTTTTTCCGGCAGGCATAGGCCAGAAATAAATTCGCCAGCATCAACGGTATCGCCACGGGCAGGCCTTCCGGGGCCACAAACGCGTGGTAAAGCAGGATGTTCAAGGTGATGGGAAAAATTACCACGGTGGCCAGCGGAACAAAGCGGCCCGCCACAAAGGCGACGCCGCAAACCAGCTCGGTGACCTTCAGCAGCGTCATGAAATAACCCGTCGCCATGATGCCGTCCATGAATAGCTTGGCATTGCCCTTCATTTCCGGGTGCGGCATGAGGTTGAAAAGGACGACGATGGAAGCAAACAGGAACATCAGCCCCATCAAAATGCGGACAATGATGATTGCGATTTTCATGTTTCGATGTTTTATCCTTTTGCCAGGTATTCGGCAAGCTGTTCAAAGGTGCCCGTCCAACCCTGCGTCATGCCGCCATGTGCCCTGTCGAAGGTCTTGCGTTCCTCTTCCGTCGGGTTCAGTGGCTTCCATTTTATGGTGAGCGTCGTCTTGCCTCCTCGCTCAACGAAGGTCGTCGTGGAGAGCATTTCCAACGGCCAGGTCGGACTCATGGGATGTCGGGTCAAGCCACCCGCCGCATCCGAGAACGAATTGACCAAAACAATTCGCTCCGGTGCGACGATCTCGCGATAGACAAACTTGCCCCACATCTCTTTGCCATCAGGGGATCGCAGGCAATAGTGAAAACTTCCGCCCGGACGAAAATCCATTTTGGCGGTGGACATCGTGAAACCTTTTGGCCCAAACCATTCCATCAGTCGCTCGCGCTCCGTCCAGGCCTTCCACACCAGCTCGCGCGGCGCATCGAAGATCCGCGTGATGACGAACTCCTGTGTCGATGATTCCGCCGTAGGGTTATTCTTTTCGCTCATGCGACTTCTCCTTTGCTTGCAATCTGTTCAGGTAATCATCCAGGCGATCGAAGCTTTCGTTCCAGAAAGTCTCGAATGTCTTGGCCCAATCGTGGATAGGCTTCAATCGCTTGCCGTTGAGTTTGTACAGCCGTTGTTGTCCGGCCCCGCGCACGCTGACGAGTCCCACCTCTCGCAGGACGCGCAAGTGTTTGGAGACCTGCGGCTGTTTGTAGCGCAACGAGACGGCAATGAAGTTCACCGGCCGTTCCCCGCGCGTAAGCAAATTGAGGATCCGCCGCCGCTGTGGTTCCGCCACCGCATTGAACACATCCGAAGTCGTCGCCAGCCGTGCCACGCCACCAATATATGCTAATATAGGAATATATCAAACACAAAAAAACTACGGCTCAACGACGACCTCAAAGTCCGATCCTTTCACCCGGCGCAATTCCTCGTGAAGCACGGGGATGCGTTCGTCCGGGGCAACCGAAATCGCCCATTCGATGCCATTGTCCGCGACGAACATGCCGCGGCACTTCAGCGCCACCAGGATCGCGCGTGCTTCCGGCGAGAACCCCGAGACATCGAAGCCCTGTCGCAACCGCAACCGCTCGCCCATGCGCGGGAGATTGTCGTCCGTCAGCTTGCTGGCGTAATGCGTGGCGGGGGCGACGAAATCGTTTCGCGTTCTGCGCACCGTTACCCGCAATGTATGGTCGATTCGCCCGCGTTGCAACTCATCATACCGCACGACCGCGGGGAAAATGGGTAGCCCGGCCGCATCCGCCGAAGTCCAGCCGGCCGGTCGCAGTTTGTTGGTTTTTAGATCGAAGATAGAAGTCTGCGCCGCCTGCCAGCCGTTGTTGGTCCGGCGCATTCCGTAGAATTCGTAGAGCATACGATTGACGGGATCAACGACGATGGCATGGCGGTCACCGCCGAGATTGAGTTGGTCACGCTGCACTTCTTCCAGCGTGGCGTTCGGATGTTCGGAATCGCGATGGAACCAGGCGGGCCACCCCTCAATCGGCAGTTGGTCGGGAATCGGGTAGGGCCCCTTGTCCGACTCCGCCGCGTAATCTGTGATCCTGACCGCGACCCGCTTCTGGTCTGGCGGCACGAGGATGAATCCCATGTCGGGGTTGTACCGCAGCGGTTTGTCGTTCCCAATCGACGCGACAATGTTCCGCGAATTGGGGTGAAGCGGCCACGCGGAAACGATTTGGTTCCAGGCGTTGTCCGACGGAAAAATCTGCAGCGTCCCAAGGATCGCATCCGCCTCGGGTGTATTGAACAATATCGGTTTGGTGACGGCGGCGTGTTCTTGCCCGGCCGAGACGTCATTTGTGACCAGACAAGCGCCCACACAAAAGAGAGCCAGATAGATTCCTTCTCGCACGTTGCTAAATCCAGCCTTCAAGTCTGTACGTCGCCAGGGCCGCCAACTCCCTGGAAATGCGAATCTCCCGCTCCAGATGCGACCACACCCCGTAACGCAACCAGCCCCAGGGGCCAATCTCCGCTTCCGCCCCAATATCGGAAGCCAACAGGCCCGAGACCTTGGTGAATCCCAGTTTGCGGAAACACGAGACCGCCCGCCGCATGTGGTATCCCGAAGTGACGATCAAGATCGGCTGGCCAAGCGCTTCGGGACCGAGCAGGCGTTGAACGTTGACCGCCTGCTCGTGGGTGTTTAACCCGCGATATTCCATGCGGATCGCCGACGAAGGGACTCCCCGCAATACCAGCTCATCCTGCATTCGTCCCACACTACTCGTTTCTGGATTGCCGTCGGCCGGCAGCGAGACCACGAAAGTTGTGCCCGTCAGGTTCTTCCCATATTGCGCCGCATAATATGTGCGTAACAAAGTGGAACCGCTCGGGATGCCGCCACCTCCCAGAACCACAATATTGCGCGGCGTTTCCTGCGGCGCGAGTTCGGGCATTTCCAACCAGTCCACAATACCCCGTGGCGGACCGGACACCGCCAGGACGATCAGCAGCAGGACAACCAGTGCCGCGATGACATCAAGGGTGCGCGCAACCCGACCCACAAACCGTCGAATCTTATCGTTCAAAGCTTGGTTCCTCGCCGTACTGTTCCGACAACGGGCGGGGGAGGTAGTACATAATCGCGATACCGATTTGGATCGCCCGTCTGGCCCGCCTCCGCGGCCTTGATCAAGTTGAATACTTCGCGGGCCGAGACGTAGTGGAGCACAAACTTCGTGCCGTCATTGTATTTCTTCTGCAGATGCCGGTGCATTTCTGCTGCGGACGACCCCAGCGCCGCATCGAAATTCATTTCCTGGCAGCCATGCGTATGAACTTTTACAAAGACCCAATCAGGCTTGCCCGCGACGCCGATCCGTTGCGCCACCCAGTTATCCACGCGGTCGGTGACAGCCGGCGCATTGCGGGCCACCTCGCCATTTTCAATGCGCGGCAGCAGGCCGAATTTGCGGCTGCTCCAGTTCAACGCCAGCGGGCCTTGCACGATCAACAGGTCGCCGCTCGGCCGGCCACCAACGCACACGTCCGCGCCGGTGTCGTGTGATTTCGGTTGTTGAGGATCGTCGGTCGCGTAATAAATCGAATTGACCTTGCGCGTCTGGCAATCGCTCGGCGCGCTCGGGAGCGTGAAGTCGGCGTAACAGCCGGTGTCGCGTAAAACCTGCAGTTCGTTGTTCACTCCGCACCAACGACCATCCGCGCGCGAATTGTCCAGCGACCAATTGCCGTGGATAAACCCGTAACGGCCCTTGGAAAGAAACCCGTGGCGTTCCAGATTCGCTTTGAAAGCGTTAAGCGTGGATTGGAGGCTGTCGGCGGTATCGTTGTCGTGGTGCAAATGGATTTCAACTTCGCCGTGGCCGCGAGCACAAACCCGCGCCAGCAGGTCCAGGTACTCGGGCACGTATTGCTCGGCGGGATAGAAAAACGTGTGCTGCGGCGGACGTCCGTCCGCATCGCGAAAATTGTCCGCCATCCGTGGATAATTCTCGAACCAATGCTCCACCCGCTCCAACCCCTGATGACGCGACACCTTGTTCCATAAGGGCTCGTAGTGATCCACGAAGCAAAAGAAGACGTGCGTCGGCGTGACCGCTTGCGGCGGTCGCCGCGAGAGGTAGCTCGGCAGCCAGAGATGGATATTCTTCAGCATGGCCATGATCGTTCTGCAAATTCTACCGTGCGGTGCGTTTCCACGCTGCTTGTTGTGTGCCGGTGATGAAACGGAAGAACCCGAGCAGCAGGGCGAGGTTGATGGTCACGAAATAGTGCGGGGCGCTGAACAAAACGATCTTCCGTCCGGTCCGCAACATGCCGACCGCAGCCAGCGCGTAGAAAGCCAGTTGCAGCGCCATCAACACCGTGAAAAGCGGGCGGGGAAGAAGCGCGATGTTTGCGATCAATGCCGCCGCCATGAAAAAGGGTGACAGCCACCGCAAAACTTTATGCGACCAGAAAGCGACCGAATGAAATCCGCGCCAGGGGAGCAGCGAGCGCCAGCAGAGGAACAGGGCCTGGAAATCACCCGCGCCGATACGGATGCGCCGCGTCATTTCGTGGCTGACCGATTGCGGCAGTTCTTCCGTGGCTACAGCCTCACGGTCGTAGACCACCCGGGCTCCCTGTTCGCGCACGCGCATGCCAATGACGAAGTCGTCTACAAAAGTATTGTCAGGAATGTCGGGCCAGCACGACTTGCGGATCGCGTAGATGGCTCCGTTTGCGCCGAGGCACGAGTCGAGCACACTCTCGCGCGTTTTCAGATACGTCTCCAGTTTCCAGTAGGGGCCTTCGTTGGTCTCACTCTTCTCCCCGTGGAACTGCAACCGCCCGCAGACGCCGCCGATATGCGTGTCGCGGAAATGTCGGGCGAGTTTGTGTAGCGCATCGGGCGCAAACAGGGCATTCGCATCACTGAACGCAAGCAACTCGCCGCGCGTTTGTGGGATGAGCCGGTTCAACACACTCGGCTTTCCACTGCGTTGCCCGAATTCGTACAACTGCACGCGTGGGTCGCTGAACCGGCGCACCAGTTCGTTCGTGCGGTCGGTCGAACCGTCCGAGCCAATCAGAATCTCGAGCCTGTCGCGTGGATAGTCGAGCGCCAGCAGGTTTTCGATGCGCTGGACGATGTGCTTTTCCTCGTTGTACACGCTGATCACGACCGAGATTGACGGCCATTCGGCGGGTTCGGGA
This window encodes:
- a CDS encoding SRPBCC family protein — encoded protein: MLINILIGVAVLIVVFIIVVATRPDSFRVTRSTVVSAPAAVVFAQVNDLHKWEAWNPWGKLDPACKMTYEGPPVGTGAGYTWAGNNKVGEGHMTITESCPNELIRFNLEFLKPFKANNTAEFTFKPDGNQTTVAWSMAGKRNFVFKAFGLFVDCDKMVGRDFEKGLADLKSVAEALKRK
- a CDS encoding DoxX family protein, with amino-acid sequence MKIAIIIVRILMGLMFLFASIVVLFNLMPHPEMKGNAKLFMDGIMATGYFMTLLKVTELVCGVAFVAGRFVPLATVVIFPITLNILLYHAFVAPEGLPVAIPLMLANLFLAYACRKNYKTLLAARIA
- a CDS encoding SRPBCC domain-containing protein codes for the protein MSEKNNPTAESSTQEFVITRIFDAPRELVWKAWTERERLMEWFGPKGFTMSTAKMDFRPGGSFHYCLRSPDGKEMWGKFVYREIVAPERIVLVNSFSDAAGGLTRHPMSPTWPLEMLSTTTFVERGGKTTLTIKWKPLNPTEEERKTFDRAHGGMTQGWTGTFEQLAEYLAKG
- a CDS encoding metalloregulator ArsR/SmtB family transcription factor yields the protein MARLATTSDVFNAVAEPQRRRILNLLTRGERPVNFIAVSLRYKQPQVSKHLRVLREVGLVSVRGAGQQRLYKLNGKRLKPIHDWAKTFETFWNESFDRLDDYLNRLQAKEKSHERKE
- a CDS encoding YdcF family protein, with the translated sequence MNDKIRRFVGRVARTLDVIAALVVLLLIVLAVSGPPRGIVDWLEMPELAPQETPRNIVVLGGGGIPSGSTLLRTYYAAQYGKNLTGTTFVVSLPADGNPETSSVGRMQDELVLRGVPSSAIRMEYRGLNTHEQAVNVQRLLGPEALGQPILIVTSGYHMRRAVSCFRKLGFTKVSGLLASDIGAEAEIGPWGWLRYGVWSHLEREIRISRELAALATYRLEGWI
- a CDS encoding glycosyltransferase family 2 protein; protein product: MTTHWVTVFFVSAGAIVYSYAIYPLLLALVPVRRREQVPEPAEWPSISVVISVYNEEKHIVQRIENLLALDYPRDRLEILIGSDGSTDRTNELVRRFSDPRVQLYEFGQRSGKPSVLNRLIPQTRGELLAFSDANALFAPDALHKLARHFRDTHIGGVCGRLQFHGEKSETNEGPYWKLETYLKTRESVLDSCLGANGAIYAIRKSCWPDIPDNTFVDDFVIGMRVREQGARVVYDREAVATEELPQSVSHEMTRRIRIGAGDFQALFLCWRSLLPWRGFHSVAFWSHKVLRWLSPFFMAAALIANIALLPRPLFTVLMALQLAFYALAAVGMLRTGRKIVLFSAPHYFVTINLALLLGFFRFITGTQQAAWKRTAR